Proteins encoded by one window of Candidatus Nezhaarchaeota archaeon:
- the mtrA gene encoding tetrahydromethanopterin S-methyltransferase subunit A, producing MSTPKKVEPAPGWPIASGDYVLGDPKGCVAICTLASEGIYPNLAKIPGVAIAGPCKTENIGLEKIVVNIISNPNIRFLIVCGIEVTGHVTGACFKALYEKGVDPATKKIINAPGAIPYVEHLTTESIQRFQKQVQFIDMIGVEDVEKIKAKVEELVAQDPGAYPEPPFILELEKRGVEEVAGLRLPLAPTVQPLLSTISSLLEDIKYRVQLIGREKRLTIATGVTRAWGIIAGAALAISLLGLIALMILSRGG from the coding sequence ATGTCAACCCCCAAAAAGGTTGAACCAGCTCCTGGCTGGCCCATAGCCAGTGGAGACTATGTACTTGGGGACCCTAAGGGTTGTGTTGCAATATGTACATTAGCATCGGAGGGCATATACCCCAATCTAGCGAAGATACCTGGTGTTGCCATAGCAGGACCATGTAAAACAGAGAACATCGGTCTTGAGAAGATAGTAGTTAACATAATATCTAACCCCAACATTAGGTTCCTGATAGTGTGTGGCATAGAAGTTACGGGGCACGTAACAGGAGCTTGCTTTAAGGCTCTATATGAAAAGGGAGTTGATCCTGCTACTAAGAAGATCATTAATGCGCCGGGAGCCATACCATACGTAGAGCACTTAACCACTGAATCAATTCAACGCTTTCAAAAGCAGGTACAGTTCATAGATATGATAGGTGTAGAAGACGTAGAGAAAATTAAGGCTAAAGTCGAGGAACTAGTCGCTCAAGATCCAGGCGCCTATCCTGAACCACCATTCATATTAGAACTTGAAAAGAGGGGTGTTGAAGAGGTCGCTGGCCTCAGGCTACCCTTAGCCCCAACAGTTCAACCATTATTATCAACAATCTCATCACTTCTAGAAGACATAAAGTACAGAGTCCAGCTAATAGGTAGGGAAAAGAGGTTAACGATTGCTACTGGTGTGACAAGAGCATGGGGGATAATTGCGGGGGCAGCCCTAGCCATCTCCCTTCTAGGTCTTATAGCCCTTATGATACTCTCAAGGGGTGGTTGA
- the mtrF gene encoding tetrahydromethanopterin S-methyltransferase subunit F codes for MSRRPKEVYTPEVALIEARINDMKTRIQMIGEKTRFAAGFYAGFVKGFMLGIVTSIVILTIIFLAM; via the coding sequence GTGTCGAGAAGACCTAAGGAGGTCTACACACCAGAGGTGGCACTTATAGAGGCTAGGATAAACGACATGAAGACTAGGATACAAATGATAGGCGAGAAGACAAGGTTTGCTGCCGGCTTCTATGCCGGCTTCGTTAAGGGCTTTATGCTAGGAATCGTAACATCAATCGTTATACTTACAATAATATTCTTGGCTATGTGA
- the mtrG gene encoding tetrahydromethanopterin S-methyltransferase subunit G, translating to MSSQEQDVKVPIVIAPPEISQLYSRLDAIDERIEFVLGEVAQKEGLRIGAHIGFLYGFLVGSMVMLILKFILGIL from the coding sequence TTGTCTTCTCAAGAACAAGATGTTAAGGTGCCAATCGTAATTGCACCACCTGAGATTTCTCAACTGTACTCTAGGCTTGATGCTATAGACGAGAGGATAGAGTTCGTATTAGGTGAAGTAGCGCAGAAGGAGGGTCTAAGGATAGGGGCTCACATAGGCTTCCTCTACGGCTTCTTAGTGGGGTCAATGGTGATGCTGATACTAAAGTTCATCTTAGGAATTCTATGA
- a CDS encoding methanogenesis marker 14 protein → MMLNLLKGKSGLNRYKPRIARSVYVDAVKVMMPQGRGALSLPPPLFIVASVELGNTTTKCIITALDVRSGNVHLIRKVVRLTRDIRGPLAGELMIGSTLWGKELSEDAIAEFVSDVISTCIRDARIDRDKDLHFVVRSTGVSAGFGSPEEVGAVIRALAKGCILAGINPSKMVAPLSKNDLPPHLKEYSKLDKVVFDGAVASCLPPRTRGEIMANEMEAELSTAGIKVGAKWTDVDCRNPMVSLDFGTTFKGRVTNDELPYAKTIGSICGLSGAICDALVQGSGRALSALELSEKVEYKHVDEAEDLAHEVHKYIDIKKVPPSATRVGTVPVNGKSAYEQGVLLLGCDAGDNGSNIPKLRSIGLKIFEEYGVKMLLSVLDHVSALIVERVLEELMREGLINDKYTIGITGRAGITGFKPHLTLKRIDSLGLFKDEVDRRVVFVEDGLALGASVMARCMHSLGTPHNPLGGNRGARCIMDLRIKLQRGVKGYV, encoded by the coding sequence ATGATGCTTAATCTCTTAAAGGGGAAAAGTGGGCTTAACAGGTACAAGCCTAGAATTGCACGCAGTGTATATGTCGACGCGGTTAAAGTGATGATGCCTCAAGGGCGGGGAGCCTTATCTCTCCCTCCACCTCTTTTCATTGTTGCTTCAGTCGAACTTGGCAATACAACAACGAAGTGCATTATTACAGCATTGGATGTAAGGAGCGGTAATGTTCACTTAATAAGGAAAGTAGTGAGGTTGACTAGGGACATTAGAGGACCATTAGCAGGAGAGCTTATGATTGGATCTACTCTATGGGGGAAGGAGTTAAGTGAAGATGCCATTGCTGAGTTTGTGAGCGATGTCATCTCAACTTGCATTAGAGACGCTAGGATTGACAGGGATAAGGATCTACACTTTGTTGTTAGATCTACGGGCGTGAGCGCTGGCTTTGGATCCCCTGAGGAGGTCGGAGCTGTAATAAGAGCTTTAGCCAAGGGCTGCATATTAGCTGGTATCAATCCATCCAAGATGGTCGCTCCACTCTCTAAGAACGATTTGCCCCCTCACTTAAAGGAGTACTCAAAGCTAGACAAAGTAGTCTTTGATGGAGCTGTTGCTAGCTGCTTACCCCCACGAACAAGGGGGGAGATAATGGCCAATGAGATGGAGGCCGAGCTATCTACAGCAGGTATAAAGGTTGGAGCTAAGTGGACCGACGTAGATTGTCGGAACCCCATGGTCAGCTTAGACTTTGGAACCACATTTAAGGGCAGGGTCACAAACGACGAACTCCCCTATGCTAAGACGATAGGAAGCATATGTGGGCTCTCAGGAGCAATATGTGATGCGCTGGTTCAAGGTTCTGGCAGAGCACTTTCAGCATTGGAACTTTCAGAAAAGGTTGAGTATAAACATGTAGATGAGGCTGAAGATTTAGCGCATGAAGTACATAAATACATAGATATTAAGAAGGTGCCTCCAAGCGCTACTCGTGTTGGTACGGTCCCTGTGAATGGAAAGTCGGCTTACGAGCAAGGGGTACTATTGCTGGGCTGTGATGCAGGGGATAATGGAAGTAATATTCCTAAGCTTAGATCAATAGGCCTCAAAATATTTGAGGAGTATGGGGTTAAAATGCTTCTTTCAGTGTTAGACCATGTCTCAGCTTTAATTGTTGAGAGGGTGCTCGAGGAGCTCATGAGGGAGGGGCTCATCAATGACAAGTACACAATAGGAATAACTGGACGAGCGGGGATAACTGGTTTTAAACCTCACTTAACACTTAAACGAATAGATAGCTTAGGTCTATTCAAGGACGAAGTCGATAGGAGGGTGGTCTTTGTTGAGGATGGTTTAGCCCTGGGTGCAAGCGTCATGGCTAGGTGTATGCACTCGCTTGGAACACCACATAATCCTCTTGGAGGTAACAGAGGGGCGCGCTGCATAATGGACTTGAGGATTAAGCTTCAGAGGGGCGTGAAGGGATACGTATAG
- the mtrH gene encoding tetrahydromethanopterin S-methyltransferase subunit H codes for MYKFAKEQRIYQIGKIKIGGQPGENPTVLAGTIFYGGHKIVSDPKEGTFDKEKAEFLIKRQEEMSDITGNPCMVQVFSESIDAMKKYIDFVASITDSPFLIDSTEPKVRAEGAKYAKEVGLADRAIYNSINASITEEELRTLKELKMVNSIVLAFNPTDPSIKGKVAILTTGGGLIKKGLLEIANECGVKAVLIDVAATALGSGAGAALASTYVIKSKFGYPTGSGIHNVVSAWPWLKRLRKEVPTGKEIFKYCDIASNVLQVMVGGNFVLYGPIENAEYVFPVIAMTDALVTDMACMELGLAVSDSHPYKRLVG; via the coding sequence ATGTACAAGTTTGCCAAAGAGCAACGCATCTATCAAATAGGAAAGATAAAAATAGGCGGTCAACCTGGCGAGAACCCAACAGTTTTAGCTGGAACAATATTCTATGGAGGTCACAAGATAGTTTCAGATCCTAAAGAGGGTACATTTGATAAGGAGAAAGCTGAGTTCCTCATAAAGAGGCAGGAAGAGATGTCTGACATCACTGGTAATCCATGCATGGTTCAAGTATTCTCTGAAAGCATTGATGCCATGAAGAAATATATAGACTTCGTAGCTTCCATTACAGACTCGCCATTCCTAATAGACTCTACGGAGCCTAAAGTCAGAGCTGAGGGGGCAAAGTATGCTAAGGAGGTAGGGCTAGCTGACAGAGCCATTTACAACTCAATAAATGCCTCCATAACTGAGGAAGAGCTTAGGACGCTAAAGGAGCTTAAAATGGTGAATAGCATAGTTCTTGCTTTTAACCCAACGGACCCATCAATAAAGGGCAAGGTAGCTATCCTAACGACTGGAGGAGGGCTCATTAAGAAGGGTTTACTCGAGATAGCTAATGAGTGTGGTGTTAAAGCCGTACTCATAGACGTGGCAGCAACAGCTTTAGGTTCCGGTGCCGGCGCAGCCTTAGCATCAACATACGTCATTAAGTCTAAGTTCGGGTACCCCACTGGAAGTGGCATACACAATGTCGTATCTGCATGGCCATGGCTCAAGAGACTAAGAAAAGAGGTACCTACTGGCAAGGAGATATTCAAGTACTGTGACATAGCCAGTAACGTGCTTCAAGTTATGGTTGGAGGCAACTTCGTCCTTTATGGTCCAATAGAGAACGCTGAGTATGTATTTCCAGTTATAGCTATGACTGATGCGTTAGTAACAGACATGGCGTGCATGGAACTTGGTTTAGCAGTAAGTGATTCACATCCATATAAGAGGCTTGTAGGTTAA
- a CDS encoding universal stress protein — MGEAQERIVVYVDGSEASWRAFDKALRHAKRSMGKLYVIYVVDADFLSSISSSQRAEVERDLVRVGASILSEAEKKASSMGVELVKILKRGSIQNEILKLASEVKADYVYVAPRPEPIIRKLLFGSISDTLIKKAPCPVVIVKVNH, encoded by the coding sequence ATGGGAGAGGCTCAGGAGAGGATAGTCGTCTACGTTGATGGCTCGGAAGCATCGTGGAGAGCATTTGATAAGGCGCTAAGGCATGCTAAAAGAAGCATGGGTAAGCTATATGTGATCTATGTTGTTGATGCAGACTTCTTGAGTAGCATAAGTAGTTCTCAGAGAGCAGAGGTTGAGAGAGATCTGGTACGAGTTGGTGCATCCATATTAAGTGAAGCTGAAAAAAAGGCGTCAAGCATGGGCGTTGAGTTAGTAAAAATTCTTAAGAGAGGATCCATACAAAACGAGATTCTTAAGCTCGCATCGGAGGTTAAGGCAGACTACGTATACGTAGCACCTAGACCAGAACCAATAATCCGTAAACTACTATTCGGCTCTATTTCAGATACTCTAATTAAGAAAGCACCTTGTCCTGTAGTTATAGTAAAAGTGAACCATTAA
- the carA gene encoding glutamine-hydrolyzing carbamoyl-phosphate synthase small subunit — MVNGLNAVLVLEDGSVLLGKGFGFPKTVVGEVVFTTGMVGYPESITDPSYRGQILCFTYPLIGNYGVPSPNIKDKWNIPLHFESDRPHVLGIIVHELCERPSHWSNTETLHEWLFKEGVPGIAGIDTRSLTKRLRIKGVMMGALEVSEGDIDTYKLFSLLEKAPRYDHLDLVGEVTVKEPIIYDNEGPTVVIVDCGVKYGIVRSLLRRGLRVIRVPCDWSADKILDLEPKGVVISNGPGNPEVNIKTIKTIKDLVEVGIPMLGICLGNQMIALALGASTFKLKFGHRGQNKPCIDLESGRCYVTSQNHGFAVREDTLKDSGLSIWFLNADDMTIEGIKHRRKPIIAAQFHPEASPGPYDTEYIFDLFINIMGVNNS, encoded by the coding sequence ATGGTTAATGGACTTAATGCCGTACTAGTGCTTGAAGATGGATCGGTCTTACTCGGCAAGGGCTTCGGCTTTCCAAAGACCGTTGTTGGAGAGGTTGTTTTCACCACCGGCATGGTCGGTTATCCAGAATCAATAACGGACCCATCTTATAGAGGTCAAATTCTCTGCTTCACTTATCCACTAATTGGGAATTATGGAGTTCCAAGCCCCAATATAAAGGATAAATGGAACATTCCACTTCACTTTGAATCAGATAGACCTCACGTACTTGGAATAATAGTCCACGAACTATGTGAAAGACCTAGCCACTGGTCAAACACCGAGACCCTTCATGAGTGGCTATTTAAGGAAGGCGTGCCAGGCATAGCCGGTATCGACACCAGGAGCCTGACAAAGAGATTAAGGATCAAGGGGGTAATGATGGGAGCACTTGAAGTAAGTGAGGGAGACATTGACACCTACAAGCTTTTCTCACTACTTGAGAAAGCACCTAGATACGATCATCTAGACTTAGTGGGGGAGGTTACGGTAAAGGAACCTATAATTTACGATAATGAGGGACCGACCGTTGTGATTGTAGACTGTGGTGTGAAGTATGGAATAGTTAGAAGTCTGTTGAGGAGGGGGTTAAGGGTAATAAGGGTGCCGTGTGATTGGAGCGCAGACAAGATTCTAGATCTTGAACCCAAGGGCGTAGTAATTAGTAATGGCCCTGGAAACCCTGAAGTTAACATCAAGACCATCAAGACGATTAAGGACTTGGTCGAGGTTGGCATACCGATGCTCGGGATATGCCTTGGCAATCAGATGATAGCATTGGCTCTCGGGGCCTCGACATTTAAGCTAAAGTTTGGACATAGAGGTCAGAATAAGCCGTGCATAGACCTAGAGTCGGGGAGGTGTTACGTGACAAGCCAAAACCATGGATTCGCTGTCCGTGAGGATACTCTAAAAGATTCAGGGCTTTCAATATGGTTCTTGAATGCTGATGACATGACCATCGAGGGAATAAAGCACAGGAGGAAGCCTATAATAGCAGCTCAGTTTCACCCTGAAGCTTCTCCAGGACCCTACGATACCGAGTACATATTTGATCTCTTCATAAACATTATGGGGGTCAACAATTCATGA